The Pseudodesulfovibrio sp. zrk46 genome contains a region encoding:
- the qmoC gene encoding quinone-interacting membrane-bound oxidoreductase complex subunit QmoC — MSNTVKVQPDLKFVKELQAVGGDSLKKCYQCATCSVVCPLSPSDSPYPRKEMVWAQWGLKDRLVNDIDIWLCHNCGTCSDLCPRGAKPGDLLSALRNMAYQNLAPLPIIGKLMASSSGMLPLAAIPALIYGIIWVIMAGKVGSFLPKFDWDALNHKWVPTADGNVVFGGLFPGDFTIDPIFMLVFAFMVWGFYAGVRNMLKALEAQPKTFIVGRKEEPCFCSCLIDTVKYEILQHTQFNDCNDDHSDELDVKRAGGHKMLMFAFICLMVVTGVVAAGHWGGWLLRAIGITGLGDIVSAIGHTPMPIYHPIKLLAFVGAGLGVYGLIALTKRRVNLDEAKQSSSWYDWYLITLIWTIFLTGIAAFVFRILNVALLAYPIYYVHLIGVFMMLAYLPWSKLGHLVYRTVALSYAKKIGRIPMGADK, encoded by the coding sequence ATGTCTAATACCGTTAAGGTACAACCGGACCTTAAGTTCGTAAAAGAGTTGCAGGCCGTAGGCGGCGACTCCCTGAAAAAATGCTACCAGTGCGCCACCTGCTCTGTGGTGTGCCCGCTGTCTCCGTCCGATTCTCCTTACCCTCGTAAGGAAATGGTCTGGGCTCAGTGGGGTCTGAAAGACCGCCTGGTCAATGATATCGACATCTGGCTGTGCCACAACTGCGGCACTTGCTCTGATCTCTGCCCCCGTGGCGCCAAGCCGGGCGACCTGCTGTCCGCCCTGCGTAACATGGCCTACCAGAACCTGGCTCCGCTGCCGATCATCGGCAAGCTGATGGCCTCTTCTTCCGGTATGCTGCCTCTGGCTGCCATCCCGGCACTGATCTACGGCATCATCTGGGTCATCATGGCTGGCAAGGTTGGTTCCTTCCTGCCCAAGTTTGACTGGGATGCCCTCAATCACAAGTGGGTCCCCACTGCAGACGGCAACGTCGTCTTCGGTGGTCTGTTCCCCGGTGACTTCACCATCGACCCGATCTTCATGCTCGTGTTCGCATTCATGGTGTGGGGCTTCTACGCCGGTGTCCGTAATATGCTCAAAGCTCTGGAAGCTCAGCCCAAGACCTTCATCGTGGGTCGTAAGGAAGAGCCTTGCTTCTGCTCCTGCCTGATCGATACGGTCAAGTACGAGATCCTGCAGCACACCCAGTTCAACGACTGCAACGATGACCACTCCGACGAGCTCGACGTGAAGCGCGCCGGTGGTCACAAGATGCTGATGTTCGCCTTCATTTGCCTGATGGTCGTCACCGGTGTCGTTGCTGCCGGTCACTGGGGCGGTTGGCTCCTCCGCGCTATCGGAATCACTGGTCTTGGCGACATCGTGTCCGCCATCGGCCACACCCCGATGCCGATCTACCACCCGATCAAGCTGCTCGCCTTTGTTGGCGCCGGCCTGGGTGTCTACGGTCTTATCGCCCTGACCAAGCGTCGCGTAAACCTCGACGAAGCAAAGCAGTCCTCCAGCTGGTATGACTGGTACCTGATCACCCTGATCTGGACCATCTTCCTGACCGGTATCGCCGCATTCGTCTTCCGCATTCTGAACGTGGCTCTGCTCGCATACCCGATCTACTACGTGCACCTGATTGGCGTCTTCATGATGCTGGCCTACCTGCCGTGGTCCAAGCTCGGTCACCTGGTTTACCGTACTGTGGCACTGTCCTACGCCAAGAAAATTGGCCGCATCCCCATGGGCGCTGACAAATAG
- a CDS encoding SDR family oxidoreductase, whose product MPKTVFITGATAGFGKAMAERYAAEGWQLILTGRRQERLDELKSTLDVPVHTICFDIRDKAACQAAVADLPAEFSDIDILVNNAGLALGVEPAQKCDIEEWECMVDTNIKGLLYITRAVLEGMVERDKGHIVNLGSVAGTYPYPGGNTYGGTKAFVNHFSKNLLADLLGTRIRVTNIEPGMCESEFSVVRFRGDKSKADNVYEGTESIQPEDIAEIVYWTTTLPPHVNINSLEVMPVDQAFSPFAVNRK is encoded by the coding sequence ATGCCCAAAACAGTTTTCATTACCGGCGCGACCGCCGGATTCGGCAAGGCCATGGCTGAACGATATGCCGCAGAAGGATGGCAGCTCATCCTGACCGGCCGCCGCCAGGAGCGCCTGGACGAACTCAAGTCCACCCTTGATGTGCCTGTCCACACCATCTGCTTCGATATCCGCGACAAGGCCGCTTGTCAGGCTGCCGTAGCGGACCTGCCTGCCGAGTTCTCTGACATCGACATCTTGGTCAACAACGCAGGCCTCGCCCTCGGCGTGGAGCCCGCTCAGAAATGCGATATCGAAGAGTGGGAATGCATGGTCGACACCAACATCAAGGGACTGCTCTACATCACCCGCGCCGTCCTCGAAGGCATGGTCGAACGAGACAAGGGCCACATCGTCAACCTCGGCTCCGTGGCTGGCACCTACCCCTACCCCGGCGGCAACACTTACGGCGGCACCAAGGCCTTCGTGAACCACTTCTCCAAAAACCTGCTGGCTGATCTGCTGGGCACCAGAATCCGCGTTACCAACATCGAACCCGGCATGTGTGAATCCGAGTTCTCCGTTGTCCGCTTCCGTGGCGACAAGTCCAAAGCCGACAACGTCTACGAAGGCACCGAATCCATCCAGCCCGAAGACATCGCCGAGATCGTCTACTGGACCACCACCCTGCCCCCGCACGTCAACATCAACTCCCTCGAAGTCATGCCCGTAGACCAGGCATTCTCCCCCTTCGCGGTGAATAGAAAATAA
- a CDS encoding ABC transporter ATP-binding protein encodes MAKLVLDDICVRFGGLQALTDVSFSLDKGDVVGLIGPNGAGKTTVFNVITGVYKASSGTASYDGETITGLRPYQILSKGIARTFQNIRLFQNMTALENCMIAQHSRSTKGVVGAILRSPSQKREEERITEKSMEALKFMGLEEVADEVASNMAYGHQRRLEIARALASEPHTILLDEPAAGLNPAESMELMHDIGRITDLGINVLMVEHDMKVVMGICNRIIVLDHGVMIAEGLPEEIRKNPDVIEAYLGQ; translated from the coding sequence ATGGCAAAACTCGTATTAGACGATATATGCGTTCGTTTTGGTGGGTTGCAGGCTTTGACCGATGTCTCCTTCTCTTTGGACAAGGGTGACGTGGTCGGTCTCATCGGTCCCAACGGCGCAGGCAAGACTACGGTATTCAATGTAATTACCGGAGTTTACAAAGCGTCGTCCGGCACTGCTTCCTATGACGGGGAGACCATTACCGGGCTGCGTCCTTATCAGATCCTTTCCAAAGGTATCGCACGTACCTTCCAGAACATCCGGCTCTTCCAGAACATGACCGCCCTGGAGAACTGCATGATCGCCCAGCACAGCCGCTCTACCAAGGGCGTCGTCGGGGCCATTCTGCGCAGTCCTTCACAGAAACGTGAAGAGGAGCGCATCACGGAGAAATCCATGGAGGCTCTGAAATTCATGGGGTTGGAAGAGGTCGCCGACGAGGTGGCTTCCAACATGGCCTATGGTCACCAGCGCCGTCTGGAGATCGCCCGTGCCCTGGCCAGTGAGCCGCATACCATCCTGCTGGACGAACCTGCTGCCGGTCTGAACCCGGCCGAGTCCATGGAGTTGATGCACGACATCGGGCGTATCACCGACCTCGGCATCAACGTGCTCATGGTTGAGCATGACATGAAGGTCGTCATGGGTATCTGCAACCGTATCATCGTTTTGGATCACGGAGTAATGATCGCTGAAGGGCTGCCCGAAGAGATTCGGAAGAACCCCGACGTGATCGAGGCATATTTGGGCCAGTAA
- a CDS encoding branched-chain amino acid ABC transporter substrate-binding protein: protein MKRVLVLIAALAVLTMALTGCGGGGEEKKADQILKMGTMSPLTGPYAADGNDIRQGAEIAAEVMKEQGGVPGFTDIQIFPQDTACDPKQAVAAANKLINDQVTGVVGAYCSSSTIPASETLAEENIIMLTPASTNPKVTERGLTNMFRICGRDDHQAPAAVKFMKEVEGVKTIFVVDDKTTYSQGLADGVVAAAKENGIEVLEHDHVNQGDKDYSAVLTKVKAANPDLLYISLQNSATGALMVIQAKRMGINAKMMGQDAVYHPKLMEIAKADAEGMFLTFGAIDKDAPAYKDFYAKWKSKTGTEPGAYSAYAYDSAMSYLLAVKAAGSTDFEKVRAEILKLKFVGASKDMSFNEKGDSGSNYTVYQVKDGKFVPYWNSLTGEKY, encoded by the coding sequence ATGAAACGTGTACTCGTGCTGATCGCGGCTCTTGCCGTACTGACCATGGCCCTCACGGGCTGCGGCGGTGGCGGCGAAGAGAAGAAAGCCGACCAGATCCTTAAAATGGGAACAATGTCCCCGCTGACCGGCCCCTATGCCGCTGACGGTAACGACATCCGCCAGGGTGCCGAAATCGCTGCTGAAGTCATGAAAGAACAGGGTGGTGTTCCTGGCTTCACCGATATTCAGATTTTTCCGCAGGACACCGCGTGTGATCCCAAGCAGGCCGTGGCCGCAGCTAACAAGCTGATCAACGACCAGGTCACCGGCGTTGTTGGCGCATACTGCTCCAGCTCCACCATCCCCGCTTCCGAAACCCTGGCCGAAGAAAACATCATCATGCTGACTCCGGCTTCCACCAACCCGAAGGTTACCGAACGCGGCCTGACCAACATGTTCCGCATCTGCGGTCGTGATGACCACCAGGCTCCCGCCGCCGTCAAGTTCATGAAAGAAGTTGAAGGCGTGAAGACCATCTTCGTCGTTGACGACAAGACCACCTATTCCCAGGGCCTGGCCGACGGCGTTGTCGCCGCTGCCAAGGAAAACGGCATTGAAGTTCTGGAACACGACCACGTCAACCAGGGCGACAAGGACTACTCCGCAGTGCTGACCAAGGTGAAGGCTGCCAACCCGGATCTGCTCTACATCTCCCTGCAGAACTCCGCCACCGGCGCTCTGATGGTCATCCAGGCCAAGCGCATGGGCATCAACGCCAAGATGATGGGCCAGGATGCAGTTTACCATCCCAAGCTCATGGAAATCGCCAAGGCCGATGCTGAAGGCATGTTCCTGACCTTCGGTGCCATCGACAAGGATGCTCCGGCATACAAGGACTTCTACGCCAAGTGGAAGTCCAAGACCGGTACCGAGCCCGGTGCTTACTCCGCTTACGCCTATGACTCCGCCATGTCCTACCTGCTGGCCGTCAAGGCTGCCGGTTCCACCGACTTCGAGAAGGTTCGTGCTGAGATCCTGAAGCTGAAGTTCGTTGGCGCCTCCAAGGACATGTCCTTCAACGAGAAGGGCGACTCCGGCTCCAACTACACCGTGTACCAGGTCAAGGACGGCAAGTTCGTACCTTACTGGAACTCCCTGACCGGCGAAAAGTACTAA
- a CDS encoding branched-chain amino acid ABC transporter permease: MEFFLQQLINGITLGGVYALIALGYTMVYGIIQLINFAHGEFFAAGGYMGVILISYLAAQGLHPYACLGISLVLAMGYCALLAMAVEQLAYKPLRQASRLAALLSALGMSIFLQNGLMLTQGVYDKAYPTEITSGGFHWGLVSVSYMQIFIVALTAALLVGLNVLVFKTRIGRAMRATAQDKTMAALVGINSNRIIATTFAIGAALAAAAGIMVGLYYGSVNYSMGFVPGIKAFAAAVLGGIGNITGALIGGLIIGMVEIFAAGYISGEYKDVFAFIILIAVLYFRPTGIMGENVDDTRV, translated from the coding sequence ATGGAATTTTTTCTACAACAGTTGATCAACGGCATCACGCTCGGCGGCGTCTACGCACTCATCGCCCTGGGCTACACCATGGTCTACGGCATCATCCAGCTCATCAACTTCGCCCACGGCGAGTTCTTTGCGGCTGGCGGCTACATGGGCGTGATCCTCATTTCCTACTTGGCTGCGCAGGGACTGCATCCCTACGCCTGCCTCGGTATTTCCCTGGTTCTGGCCATGGGCTATTGCGCGCTGCTCGCCATGGCGGTGGAACAGCTTGCCTACAAGCCTTTGCGTCAGGCCTCCCGTCTTGCCGCGCTCCTCTCGGCGCTGGGTATGTCCATCTTCCTGCAGAATGGACTCATGCTCACCCAGGGCGTGTACGACAAGGCGTACCCCACTGAGATCACCTCCGGCGGGTTCCACTGGGGACTGGTTTCGGTCTCCTACATGCAGATTTTCATCGTGGCCCTGACCGCTGCGTTGCTGGTAGGCCTGAATGTGCTGGTCTTCAAGACCCGCATCGGCCGTGCCATGCGCGCCACTGCTCAGGATAAGACCATGGCTGCGCTGGTTGGCATCAACTCCAACCGTATCATCGCCACCACCTTTGCCATCGGCGCGGCGCTGGCTGCCGCCGCAGGCATCATGGTGGGCCTGTATTACGGCTCGGTGAACTATTCCATGGGCTTCGTCCCCGGCATCAAGGCATTTGCCGCCGCAGTACTCGGCGGTATCGGCAACATCACGGGCGCGCTCATCGGCGGCCTCATCATCGGTATGGTCGAGATTTTTGCCGCCGGATACATCTCCGGCGAGTACAAAGACGTGTTCGCCTTCATCATTTTGATCGCGGTCCTGTACTTCCGACCCACCGGCATCATGGGAGAGAACGTTGACGATACACGAGTCTAA
- a CDS encoding branched-chain amino acid ABC transporter permease: MTIHESKKLWLACGVGLVWFLILLFPMLGIQPDGLEFGKTFTVFGYVAVAAVFVMFFYQVKEAGYLDSVGKPAQSGVSALQAFYEKLPRWLVLTIILALAIIYPLVTGRYAHDVAIQVLVYICLGLGLNIVVGLAGLLDLGYIAFYGVGAYTYALLSINFGLSFWVCLPIAAVLAAIAGCIIGYPTLRMRGDYLAIVTLGFGEIVRLILNNWMELTNGPNGILSIPRPELFGFTFRSLSSMYYVILGIAVITIISVYRLNYSRIGRAWEAIREDETAAELMGVNTFLLKLLAYAMGATFAGFAGAFFAARMKFVGPESFSFLESAMVLAMVVLGGMGSIPGVILGVLVLVALPELFREFELYRMLIFGGVMTLMMLIRPAGIWPAKRLGRRSEESE, from the coding sequence TTGACGATACACGAGTCTAAAAAATTGTGGCTGGCCTGTGGCGTCGGCCTCGTCTGGTTTCTCATCCTGCTCTTCCCGATGCTCGGCATTCAGCCGGACGGGTTGGAGTTCGGCAAGACCTTCACGGTGTTTGGCTACGTGGCCGTGGCTGCCGTGTTTGTCATGTTTTTCTATCAGGTCAAGGAAGCGGGTTACCTCGATTCCGTAGGGAAGCCTGCCCAATCAGGCGTTTCCGCCCTACAGGCGTTTTATGAGAAGCTGCCCAGATGGCTTGTCTTGACCATTATTTTGGCTCTGGCCATTATCTATCCGCTGGTCACTGGCCGTTATGCTCATGACGTCGCCATTCAGGTGTTGGTTTACATCTGCCTTGGTCTCGGTTTGAACATCGTGGTCGGTCTGGCTGGTCTCCTTGATCTCGGTTACATCGCTTTCTACGGCGTGGGAGCATATACCTACGCATTGCTCAGCATCAACTTTGGGCTGTCCTTCTGGGTCTGTCTGCCCATCGCTGCTGTTCTGGCTGCCATTGCCGGTTGCATCATCGGTTATCCGACCCTGCGCATGCGTGGTGACTACCTCGCCATCGTGACATTGGGCTTTGGTGAAATCGTCCGCCTCATCCTCAACAACTGGATGGAGCTGACCAACGGTCCCAATGGTATCCTGAGCATCCCGCGGCCCGAGCTGTTCGGCTTCACTTTCCGCAGCCTGAGTTCCATGTACTACGTGATCCTCGGCATTGCGGTGATAACCATCATCTCGGTCTATCGCCTCAACTATTCGCGCATCGGGCGCGCATGGGAGGCCATCCGCGAGGATGAGACCGCAGCCGAGCTCATGGGGGTGAACACCTTCCTGCTCAAGCTGCTGGCCTACGCCATGGGCGCAACCTTTGCCGGGTTTGCCGGTGCCTTCTTTGCCGCGCGCATGAAGTTCGTCGGCCCCGAGTCCTTCTCCTTCCTGGAATCCGCCATGGTGCTTGCCATGGTCGTTCTCGGCGGTATGGGCTCTATCCCGGGCGTTATTCTTGGCGTTCTGGTTCTGGTTGCTCTGCCCGAGCTGTTCCGTGAATTTGAACTCTACCGTATGCTCATCTTTGGTGGTGTCATGACCCTCATGATGCTCATCCGTCCCGCTGGCATCTGGCCTGCAAAGCGTCTCGGTCGTCGTTCCGAAGAATCAGAGTAA
- a CDS encoding ABC transporter ATP-binding protein, which translates to MSDKTPILEMKNVVSAYGRIQALKGISLKVYEGEIVTIIGANGAGKSTTLMTICNIVKAAEGDIFYKGNRINNVGSELLPTMGLCQVPEGRRIFPRLSVLENLDMGAFFRDDKAEQAEDIERVFELFPKLRERRKQLGGTLSGGEQQMLAMGRALMSRPKVLLLDEPSMGLAPLLVQQIFDIIKMINEQGVTVVLVEQNANLALQCAQRGYVLETGSVVMEDDAQKLLANPDIRKAYLGE; encoded by the coding sequence ATGTCTGATAAAACACCTATATTGGAAATGAAGAACGTGGTTTCGGCCTATGGTCGAATCCAGGCACTCAAAGGGATTTCGCTGAAGGTCTACGAGGGTGAAATCGTGACCATCATCGGTGCCAACGGGGCCGGAAAATCCACTACGCTGATGACGATCTGCAATATCGTCAAAGCTGCTGAAGGCGATATCTTCTACAAGGGCAACCGCATCAACAATGTGGGCAGCGAACTCCTGCCGACCATGGGGTTATGTCAGGTTCCTGAAGGCCGCCGCATCTTCCCGCGCCTGAGCGTGCTGGAAAACCTCGACATGGGCGCCTTCTTCCGTGACGACAAGGCTGAGCAGGCCGAAGATATCGAACGAGTCTTCGAGCTCTTTCCCAAACTGCGCGAACGCCGTAAACAGTTGGGCGGCACCCTGTCCGGCGGCGAACAGCAGATGCTTGCCATGGGCCGCGCCCTCATGAGCCGCCCCAAGGTCCTGCTCCTCGACGAGCCCTCCATGGGCCTCGCACCGCTGCTGGTGCAGCAGATCTTCGACATCATCAAGATGATCAACGAGCAGGGCGTGACCGTCGTGTTGGTTGAGCAGAATGCGAACCTTGCTCTGCAATGCGCCCAGCGCGGGTATGTGCTGGAGACGGGTAGCGTTGTGATGGAAGACGATGCCCAGAAGTTATTGGCCAACCCGGATATTCGTAAGGCGTATCTTGGCGAGTAG
- a CDS encoding universal stress protein, whose protein sequence is MADIKKILCAVDFSDYSPMVAEYAAMVGNCVGAKIVVLYVAPSLSQYVGFHVPPSSIESFVGEIVTGAEDTMNEFVKDNFNDLNVEGKVVTGYPAEEVLAIAEAENADMIVMGTHGRKGIDRILFGSVAEKVVKSSPVPVLTVRPK, encoded by the coding sequence ATGGCTGATATCAAGAAGATTCTGTGTGCGGTGGACTTTTCCGATTACAGTCCCATGGTGGCTGAATATGCGGCCATGGTAGGCAACTGCGTGGGCGCAAAGATTGTTGTGCTCTACGTGGCCCCGTCCCTGAGTCAATATGTAGGATTCCATGTGCCGCCCAGCTCCATCGAGTCCTTTGTGGGCGAGATCGTGACTGGCGCAGAAGACACCATGAATGAGTTCGTGAAGGACAACTTCAATGACCTCAACGTGGAAGGCAAGGTCGTGACCGGTTATCCGGCAGAGGAAGTGCTCGCCATTGCCGAGGCCGAGAACGCCGACATGATCGTCATGGGTACCCATGGACGCAAGGGCATCGACCGCATCCTGTTTGGCTCCGTGGCCGAAAAGGTGGTCAAGTCTTCGCCGGTTCCGGTGTTGACCGTGCGCCCAAAGTAG
- the hisC gene encoding histidinol-phosphate transaminase has product MREFSVRSEILEFDPYTPGLTIEQIQQQYGLDTVIKLASNENPLGVSPVVQKTVANNADRAFRYPENHSPRLVKEISKHVGVPAESILVGNGSDEIIDMLFRMKARPGKSNVVCYENCFSMYRMCAKLAGVEYREVARGENFELPLDKMAEAADENTAMVIVTSPDNPTGVAAGVEDLSVLAGVLPEDCLLVVDEAYIDFVWPPESYTPVQAYDKFDNLVVLRTFSKAYGLAGLRVGYGILPPKLASLMKNARIPFTVNLLAEDAAVAALNDEVFYNETLQLVMRGREYFMEELPKLGCKVWPSQANFLMFQPPKPAQTVFKALLKKGVIVRPLASFGLGKLIRVNVGTDHENKEFIKRLGEVLGA; this is encoded by the coding sequence ATGAGAGAATTCAGCGTCCGTTCGGAGATTCTGGAGTTCGATCCGTACACTCCGGGTCTGACCATCGAACAGATTCAGCAGCAATATGGTCTGGATACCGTCATCAAACTCGCCAGCAACGAGAATCCGCTGGGCGTGTCTCCGGTAGTCCAGAAGACAGTGGCCAACAACGCCGACCGCGCCTTCCGCTATCCCGAGAACCACTCCCCGAGACTGGTCAAGGAGATCAGCAAGCACGTTGGCGTGCCTGCCGAATCCATTCTGGTGGGCAACGGCTCCGACGAGATCATCGACATGCTGTTCCGCATGAAGGCGCGCCCGGGTAAGTCCAACGTGGTGTGCTATGAGAACTGCTTCTCCATGTACCGCATGTGCGCCAAGCTGGCTGGTGTGGAATACCGCGAAGTGGCGCGCGGTGAGAATTTCGAATTGCCGCTGGACAAGATGGCCGAAGCCGCTGACGAGAACACCGCCATGGTCATCGTCACCAGCCCGGACAACCCGACTGGCGTTGCCGCTGGCGTGGAAGACCTGTCCGTATTGGCTGGCGTGCTGCCCGAAGACTGTCTGCTGGTGGTGGACGAGGCCTACATCGACTTTGTCTGGCCGCCCGAGTCCTACACTCCGGTGCAGGCGTACGACAAGTTCGACAACCTCGTTGTGCTGCGTACCTTCTCCAAGGCCTATGGTCTGGCCGGTCTGCGCGTTGGCTATGGCATCCTGCCGCCCAAGCTCGCCAGCCTGATGAAGAACGCGCGCATCCCGTTCACGGTCAACCTGTTGGCCGAAGACGCTGCCGTGGCCGCCCTCAATGACGAGGTCTTTTACAATGAGACGCTCCAGTTGGTTATGCGCGGTCGTGAATATTTCATGGAAGAACTGCCCAAGCTCGGCTGCAAGGTGTGGCCCAGTCAGGCCAACTTCCTCATGTTCCAGCCGCCCAAGCCTGCACAGACCGTGTTCAAGGCGCTCCTCAAGAAGGGCGTAATTGTCCGTCCGCTGGCCAGCTTCGGGCTCGGCAAGCTGATCCGTGTCAATGTGGGCACGGACCACGAAAACAAGGAATTCATCAAACGCCTGGGAGAAGTGCTCGGTGCATAA
- the cmk gene encoding (d)CMP kinase produces MHNLIVTIDGPAGVGKSTMAKRLARELGIPYLDTGAMFRSIAWKLGEGAWEWDESRIEAALAEFDYTLSGIGEESILSLNGTPIGDEIRTEQVGMWASNVATLPVVRSFLKTAQQSLGARFSLVAEGRDMGTVIFPDAPNKFFLDASVEERANRRCHQLERLGKPADLEELKEQIAKRDHQDRNRAVAPLKAADDATTIDTTELSKDQVFEALVAGVKAS; encoded by the coding sequence GTGCATAACCTTATCGTCACCATCGACGGCCCCGCCGGAGTCGGCAAGTCCACCATGGCCAAGCGGCTCGCCCGCGAACTCGGCATTCCCTACCTCGACACCGGAGCCATGTTCCGCTCCATCGCCTGGAAACTGGGCGAAGGTGCCTGGGAATGGGACGAGTCTCGTATAGAAGCTGCATTGGCCGAATTCGACTACACTCTGTCCGGCATTGGTGAGGAATCCATCCTCTCCTTGAACGGCACGCCCATTGGTGACGAAATCCGTACCGAGCAGGTCGGCATGTGGGCCTCCAACGTGGCCACACTCCCGGTCGTTCGCTCCTTCCTCAAGACAGCCCAGCAGTCCCTCGGTGCACGGTTCTCCCTTGTTGCCGAAGGCCGCGACATGGGTACTGTCATCTTCCCGGATGCGCCCAACAAATTCTTCCTCGACGCCTCTGTGGAAGAGCGCGCCAACCGCCGCTGCCATCAGCTCGAACGCCTCGGCAAACCGGCCGACCTCGAAGAGTTGAAAGAGCAGATCGCCAAGCGCGATCATCAGGATCGCAACCGCGCCGTGGCACCGCTCAAGGCTGCCGACGATGCAACCACCATCGACACCACCGAGCTGAGCAAAGATCAGGTGTTCGAAGCGCTGGTTGCGGGAGTGAAGGCTTCTTAA
- a CDS encoding SPOR domain-containing protein: MADKKKDSKFKVKIPKLNASQKTYDFSLSLPGMISAVGAGVLALTFFFIMGILIGRGYRPETDVPQLNEIMPSKQHGQVAEQPKPEILKPEELEYPERLKEKPETMMAETAPAPAPKPVAKPEPKPEPKVEAKPADAEKPETFTPEVNYGEPVFDYVYQVASFKKADMADALSAKLVAAGLRTNISSGDVKGTTWHRVQVLHHGTPASTNDMKAVLAKFGIKKPLLKKKKAVQ; encoded by the coding sequence ATGGCCGATAAGAAGAAGGACTCCAAATTCAAGGTCAAGATTCCGAAGCTCAACGCTTCCCAGAAGACCTACGACTTCTCCCTTTCCCTGCCCGGCATGATCAGTGCCGTGGGTGCGGGCGTACTTGCCCTCACTTTCTTCTTCATTATGGGTATCCTCATCGGGCGCGGTTACCGCCCCGAGACGGACGTGCCCCAGCTCAACGAGATCATGCCCTCCAAACAGCATGGCCAGGTTGCCGAGCAGCCCAAGCCGGAGATTCTCAAGCCCGAAGAGCTTGAATACCCGGAACGCCTCAAGGAAAAGCCTGAAACCATGATGGCCGAAACCGCTCCGGCTCCTGCGCCCAAGCCTGTCGCCAAGCCTGAGCCGAAACCCGAGCCTAAGGTGGAGGCAAAGCCCGCTGATGCTGAAAAGCCCGAGACGTTCACCCCGGAAGTCAATTACGGTGAACCCGTTTTCGACTACGTCTATCAGGTCGCATCCTTCAAAAAGGCCGACATGGCCGACGCTCTGAGCGCCAAGCTCGTGGCCGCAGGACTGCGCACCAACATCTCTTCCGGTGACGTCAAAGGCACCACGTGGCACCGCGTGCAGGTGCTGCACCACGGCACCCCGGCGTCCACCAACGACATGAAGGCGGTGCTGGCCAAGTTCGGCATCAAGAAGCCGCTGCTCAAGAAAAAGAAAGCTGTTCAATAA